The Arachis ipaensis cultivar K30076 chromosome B07, Araip1.1, whole genome shotgun sequence genome includes a window with the following:
- the LOC107605923 gene encoding mRNA cap guanine-N7 methyltransferase 2 isoform X1 has protein sequence MTSSRSESTLQRLYDFAKMALIKIFAHPYATVCDLYCGGGGDSEKWMEAQIGHYIGIDASSSSLDNLREAWDSHRKSFTAEFFDLDPCTENLEVHLEKTNVADFVCCLQHLQLCFETEEKARRLLHNVSSLLKPGGYFLGITPDSSTIWAKYQKNVEAYHNKGSSMKPNIVPNCIRTENYMITFEVEEEKFPLFGKKYQLKFASDASAETHCLVHFPSFIRLAREAGLEYVEIQNLTEFYDDNRAQLAGLLMNYVPSLLDPRGRLLPRSYDALGLYTTFIFQKPDPDIAPPIASPLIQEPIYNLDEGTSWRDDEINAQMEPPPPPPPPPPPPPPPPPTLGLGMISEQKGILGPGPPDLRFPEAL, from the exons ATGACTTCTTCGAGGAGCGAGTCGACGCTGCAACGCCTCTACGATTTTGCGAAGATGGCTCTTATCAAGATCTTCGCTCACCCCTACGCCACG GTCTGTGACTTGTACTGCGGCGGAGGCGGCGACTCTGAGAAATGGATGGAGGCACAAATTGGCCACTACATTGGAATCGatgcctcttcctcttctctcgaCAATTTGCGGGAAGCCTGGGACTCTCACCGCAAATCCTTCACTGCCGAGTTCTTTGACCTTGACCCTTGCACA GAGAATTTAGAAGTGCATTTGGAGAAGACCAATGTGGCTGATTTTGTCTGCTGTTTGCAGCATTTGCAG CTGTGTTTTGAAACTGAAGAGAAAGCACGGAGACTCCTGCATAATGTGTCATCTCTACTGAAGCCAGGGGGTTATTTTCTTGGTATTACTCCTGACTCATCTACCATATG GGCCAAGTATCAGAAGAATGTTGAAGCATATCACAACAAAGGCAGCAGCATGAAGCCAAATATTGTTCCCAATTGCATTCGGACAGAGAATTACATGATCACTTTTGAGGTTGAAGAAGAAAA GTTTCCCTTATTTGGGAAGAAATACCAGCTGAAATTTGCCAGTGATGCCTCTGCTGAAACCCATTGCTTGGTTCATTTTCCAAGCTTCATCAG GTTGGCCAGAGAAGCTGGTCTTGAGTATGTGGAGATACAAAACCTAACCGAGTTTTATGATGACAACAG AGCACAATTGGCAGGGTTGCTAATGAACTATGTTCCAAGCCTATTGGATCCTAGGGGAAGACTTCTTCCTCGATCATATGATGCTCTAG GTCTCTATACAACATTTATATTTCAAAAGCCTGATCCAGATATTGCACCTCCAATTGCCAGTCCATTAATCCAAGAACCAATTtataatcttgatgag GGAACAAGTTGGAGAGATGATGAAATAAATGCACAGATGGAG CCaccacctccaccaccaccaccaccacctccaccaCCGCCTCCTCCTCCTACTCTTGGGCTGGGCATGATTAGCGAACAAAAAGGGATATTGGGCCCTGGCCCTCCTGATTTACGTTTTCCAGAGGCACTTTGA
- the LOC107605923 gene encoding mRNA cap guanine-N7 methyltransferase 2 isoform X2 produces the protein MTSSRSESTLQRLYDFAKMALIKIFAHPYATVCDLYCGGGGDSEKWMEAQIGHYIGIDASSSSLDNLREAWDSHRKSFTAEFFDLDPCTHLQLCFETEEKARRLLHNVSSLLKPGGYFLGITPDSSTIWAKYQKNVEAYHNKGSSMKPNIVPNCIRTENYMITFEVEEEKFPLFGKKYQLKFASDASAETHCLVHFPSFIRLAREAGLEYVEIQNLTEFYDDNRAQLAGLLMNYVPSLLDPRGRLLPRSYDALGLYTTFIFQKPDPDIAPPIASPLIQEPIYNLDEGTSWRDDEINAQMEPPPPPPPPPPPPPPPPPTLGLGMISEQKGILGPGPPDLRFPEAL, from the exons ATGACTTCTTCGAGGAGCGAGTCGACGCTGCAACGCCTCTACGATTTTGCGAAGATGGCTCTTATCAAGATCTTCGCTCACCCCTACGCCACG GTCTGTGACTTGTACTGCGGCGGAGGCGGCGACTCTGAGAAATGGATGGAGGCACAAATTGGCCACTACATTGGAATCGatgcctcttcctcttctctcgaCAATTTGCGGGAAGCCTGGGACTCTCACCGCAAATCCTTCACTGCCGAGTTCTTTGACCTTGACCCTTGCACA CATTTGCAG CTGTGTTTTGAAACTGAAGAGAAAGCACGGAGACTCCTGCATAATGTGTCATCTCTACTGAAGCCAGGGGGTTATTTTCTTGGTATTACTCCTGACTCATCTACCATATG GGCCAAGTATCAGAAGAATGTTGAAGCATATCACAACAAAGGCAGCAGCATGAAGCCAAATATTGTTCCCAATTGCATTCGGACAGAGAATTACATGATCACTTTTGAGGTTGAAGAAGAAAA GTTTCCCTTATTTGGGAAGAAATACCAGCTGAAATTTGCCAGTGATGCCTCTGCTGAAACCCATTGCTTGGTTCATTTTCCAAGCTTCATCAG GTTGGCCAGAGAAGCTGGTCTTGAGTATGTGGAGATACAAAACCTAACCGAGTTTTATGATGACAACAG AGCACAATTGGCAGGGTTGCTAATGAACTATGTTCCAAGCCTATTGGATCCTAGGGGAAGACTTCTTCCTCGATCATATGATGCTCTAG GTCTCTATACAACATTTATATTTCAAAAGCCTGATCCAGATATTGCACCTCCAATTGCCAGTCCATTAATCCAAGAACCAATTtataatcttgatgag GGAACAAGTTGGAGAGATGATGAAATAAATGCACAGATGGAG CCaccacctccaccaccaccaccaccacctccaccaCCGCCTCCTCCTCCTACTCTTGGGCTGGGCATGATTAGCGAACAAAAAGGGATATTGGGCCCTGGCCCTCCTGATTTACGTTTTCCAGAGGCACTTTGA
- the LOC107607702 gene encoding uncharacterized protein LOC107607702, whose amino-acid sequence MINKHLQDIIARFGKQEAMPREFFTDFVKVAQDEGRHFTLLAARLEELGSYYGALPAHDGLWDSATATSKDLLSRLAVEHCVHEARGLDVLPTTISRFRNGGDDTTAELLERVVYPEEITHCAAGVKWFKYLCQRSRKLAPDTEEQEVCSLQNEMTTEQNEVIQKFHEIVRTYFRGPLKPPFNETARKAAGFGPEWYEPLAVKEANQSL is encoded by the exons ATGATTAATAAACATTTGCAGGATATAATAGCTCGATTTGGCAAACAAGAAGCGATGCCTAGAGAATTCTTCACAGATTTTGTGAAGGTCGCACAAGATGAAGGGCGACACTTCACCCTTCTTGCTGCAAGACTTGAGGAGCTAGGGTCTTATTATGGAGCATTGCCAGCTCATGATGGCCTTTGGGATTCTGCTACTGCTACTTCCAAGGATTTACTATCACGATTAGCAGTTGAACATTGTGTCCATGAG GCCAGAGGACTTGATGTGCTGCCTACAACAATCTCTCGTTTCCGCAATGGTGGGGATGACACTACAGCAGAGCTACTAGAAAGAGTAGTTTACCCAGAAGAGATTACACATTGTGCTGCTGGAGTGAAGTGGTTCAAGTATCTATGCCAGAGGTCCAGAAAGCTGGCCCCAGACACAGAAGAGCAAGAAGTTTGTtcattacaaaatgaaatgaccACAGAGCAGAATGAAGTGATTCAAAAGTTTCATGAAATAGTGAGGACATATTTCAGAGGACCTTTAAAACCACCTTTTAATGAGACAGCAAGAAAAGCTGCTGGATTTGGTCCAGAATGGTATGAACCGCTTGCTGTTAAAGAGGCCAACCAATCATTGTAA
- the LOC107607703 gene encoding uncharacterized protein LOC107607703, with product MLSLCSFLLPLLLLLGISLYIFNNIHYSRWDSKVAIDADKRMCSSGWCGRHDIRYPFRLNNSSPSHCGDHRYTLSCENDNQLFLYLKSIKLKVQSINYNNYTIRLVDANVALHTHNHSSLLPYSLTSSNFSRMGYEQYQYRFYTHHFNDGISLIKQMLYVRCPPYGVESSAAASCMNGSYALGSTIYVSDIDKTLQDLAFGDSCQIEWIYLTSWPTEIKHKNISCTDIHHMLLSGFELSWLQAYCNNETFFAMLGDHNNIVCFNNHISSLHQNCKCVSTNLTNIYLFVYLICYSILVSSFYKVSHTFNLIIGLKFVFIFFYLNFESIKKKAA from the coding sequence ATGTTATCCCTTTGTTCATTTTTGTTACCCCTTCTACTGCTGCTGGGGATCTCTTTATATATTTTCAATAATATTCATTACTCCCGGTGGGATAGCAAGGTGGCAATTGATGCAGACAAAAGAATGTGTTCATCTGGGTGGTGTGGGAGGCATGACATAAGGTACCCTTTCAGGCTGAATAATAGTAGTCCAAGCCACTGTGGTGATCACAGGTACACCCTCTCTTGCGAGAATGATAACCAACTCTTTCTCTATCTCAAATCAATCAAGCTCAAAGTGCAGTCAATTAACTACAACAACTACACAATCCGACTAGTAGATGCCAATGTTGCCCTGCATACCCATAATCACTCTTCTCTCCTTCCTTATTCTTTGACCTCCTCCAATTTCAGCAGAATGGGTTATGAGCAATATCAATATCGGTTCTATACACACCATTTTAATGATGGTATAAGCTTGATAAAGCAGATGTTATATGTGAGGTGCCCACCATATGGAGTAGAATCTTCTGCTGCTGCAAGCTGCATGAATGGATCTTATGCGCTTGGGAGTACAATCTATGTCAGTGATATTGATAAAACTCTCCAGGATTTGGCATTCGGAGACTCGTGTCAGATAGAGTGGATATATCTGACTTCATGGCCTACCGAAATCAAACACAAAAACATTTCATGCACAGACATCCATCATATGCTGCTTTCTGGCTTTGAACTGTCTTGGTTGCAAGCATATTGCAATAATGAGACATTCTTTGCCATGCTAGGTGATCATAACAACATCGTTTGTTTTAACAATCACATAAGCTCTCTGCATCAAAATTGTAAGTGTGTTTCTACTAATTTAACTAATATCTACTTATTCGTATATTTGATTTGTTATAGTATTCTTGTATCTTCTTTTTATAAAGTTTCtcatacttttaatttaatcattggtttaaaatttgttttcatttttttttatctaaattttGAAAGTATTAAAAAAAAGGCAGCTTAA